One window of Vitis riparia cultivar Riparia Gloire de Montpellier isolate 1030 chromosome 5, EGFV_Vit.rip_1.0, whole genome shotgun sequence genomic DNA carries:
- the LOC117914901 gene encoding early nodulin-75-like, translated as MSPTYLLVVLLGLVVLTAPSLADYPTHPPFEKPPPEHKPPVEKPPPEHKPPVEKPPPEHKPPVEKPPPEHKPPVEKPPPEHKPPVEKPPPEHKPPVEKPPPEHKPPVEKPPPEHKPPVEKPPPEHKPPVEKPPPEHKPPVEKPPPEHKPPVEKPPPEHKPPVEKPPPEHKPPVEKPPPEHKPPVEKPPPEHKPPVEKPPPEHKPPVEKPPPEHKPPVEKPPPEHKPPVEKPPPEHKPPVEKPPPEHKPPMEKPPPEHKPPMEKPPPEHKEKPLPEHKPPTPVGKPPKGEKPPHCGHNPGHPPAENAEDSYKPPRKIKPPSTPAEKQPGPGKKLPTPPHKPPHKPPTPTHPN; from the coding sequence ATGTCTCCTACATACTTGCTAGTAGTGTTGCTTGGCCTGGTGGTTCTCACCGCCCCCTCACTAGCTGATTACCCTACGCATCCCCCATTCGAGAAGCCACCACCAGAGCATAAGCCCCCGGTGGAGAAGCCACCTCCTGAACACAAGCCTCCGGTGGAGAAGCCACCACCAGAGCATAAGCCTCCGGTGGAGAAGCCACCACCAGAGCACAAGCCTCCGGTGGAGAAGCCACCTCCTGAACACAAGCCTCCGGTGGAGAAGCCACCTCCTGAACACAAGCCTCCGGTGGAGAAGCCACCACCAGAGCATAAGCCTCCGGTGGAGAAGCCACCTCCTGAACACAAGCCTCCGGTGGAGAAGCCACCACCAGAGCATAAGCCTCCGGTGGAGAAGCCACCACCAGAGCATAAGCCTCCGGTGGAGAAGCCACCACCAGAGCATAAGCCTCCGGTGGAGAAGCCACCTCCTGAACACAAGCCTCCGGTGGAGAAGCCACCTCCTGAACACAAGCCTCCGGTGGAGAAGCCACCACCAGAGCATAAGCCTCCGGTGGAGAAGCCACCTCCTGAACACAAGCCTCCGGTGGAGAAGCCACCTCCTGAACACAAGCCTCCGGTGGAGAAGCCACCACCAGAGCATAAGCCTCCGGTGGAGAAGCCACCTCCTGAACACAAGCCTCCCGTGGAGAAGCCACCTCCTGAACACAAGCCTCCGGTGGAGAAGCCACCTCCTGAACACAAGCCTCCAATGGAGAAGCCACCTCCTGAACACAAGCCTCCAATGGAGAAGCCACCTCCTGAACACAAAGAGAAGCCACTCCCGGAACACAAGCCACCAACCCCAGTTGGCAAACCACCTAAGGGAGAGAAGCCACCACATTGTGGTCACAACCCTGGTCACCCTCCTGCTGAGAATGCTGAAGACTCATACAAGCCACCTCGGAAGATTAAGCCTCCTTCAACTCCAGCAGAGAAGCAACCAGGTCCTGGAAAGAAGCTGCCAACTCCTCCGCACAAGCCACCCCACAAACCTCCTACTCCCACCCATCCCAACTGA
- the LOC117914522 gene encoding LOW QUALITY PROTEIN: uncharacterized protein LOC117914522 (The sequence of the model RefSeq protein was modified relative to this genomic sequence to represent the inferred CDS: inserted 1 base in 1 codon): protein MASTAKLLGPPALRHPTSPASTVFEDGDILTDSLIVRTSNLELSEKPPLESLEKCSVSGDTAMDCLDSQAHNLHHPGKPLMGLTENKSPTFLSSGNPCLDFFFHVVPDTPSDDLIRRLELAWEFNPLTTLKLICNLRGVRGTXKADKEGFYTAVLWLHDHHPKTLACNARVLANFGYFKDFLEILYRLLEGPEIRRIKKKDWLDRKGRKKNSRKRNSIFKRENRPGVEFPVEEKDVEYMVEEFVDKEKARVLRKERELALAKRALHRYSTDSNYQFLHDQISDLFAELLKSDIQYLNSGELYKISLASKWCPTIDSSYDKSTLICENIARKVYSREEYPEYQGIEEAHYVYRVRDRLRKQVLVPLRKALELPEVFMCSNQWGSPPYNRVASVAMKSYKSLFSKHDTERFGEYLEKVQTGKAKIAAGALLPHEIIASLNEEDGEKVAELQWARMVVDLSKKGRLTTCIAVCDVSGSMSGTPMEVCVALGLLVSELSEDPWKGNVITFSASPELHKIPRDSLVSKTEFVRVMEWGANTDFQKVFDRILQVAVEGNLSEDQVIKRVFVFTDMEFDEACGRYNYCEYDYDMEEIDESQKASQKWETDYEVIQRKFQDKGYGKVREMVFWNLRNSSATPVMATENGVALVSGFSKNLLTLFLEGGGILTPQDVMELAISGEYYKKLVLFD, encoded by the exons ATGGCTAGTACTGCTAAGCTGCTTGGCCCGCCGGCTCTCCGCCATCCTACTTCTCCCGCCAGCACTGTCTTTGAAGATGGGGACATTCTAACGGATTCCCTGATCGTCCGCACCAGTAACCTGGAGCTTTCTGAAAAACCGCCACTGGAATCCCTGGAGAAGTGCTCTGTCAGTGGGGATACTGCTATGGATTGTTTGGATTCCCAAGCCCACAATCTTCATCATCCCGGGAAACCGCTGATGGGCTTAACGGAAAACAAGTCTCCGACCTTTTTGTCTTCCGGGAACCCGTGCTTGGACTTCTTCTTCCATGTGGTTCCCGATACGCCGTCTGATGATCTGATCCGACGGTTGGAGTTGGCTTGGGAATTCAATCCGCTGACGACGTTAAAACTGATATGCAACTTGAGAGGGGTGAGAGGCA GAAAAGCGGACAAAGAGGGTTTCTACACGGCGGTTCTCTGGCTCCACGACCACCACCCCAAAACCCTAGCCTGCAATGCTAGGGTGTTGGCCAACTTCGGTTATTTCAAGGATTTTCTCGAGATTCTCTACCGGCTTCTGGAGGGCCCTGAAATTcgaagaataaaaaagaaagactgGTTGGATCGAAAGGGAAGGAAGAAAAATTCCCGGAAAAGGAACTCAATATTCAAGCGAGAAAATAGGCCTGGAGTTGAATTTCCTGTGGAAGAGAAGGATGTGGAGTATATGGTGGAAGAATTTGTGGATAAAGAAAAGGCTAGGGTACTGAGAAAGGAGAGAGAGCTTGCTCTTGCCAAAAGAGCCCTGCACAGGTATTCTACTGATTCTAATTATCAgttcttacatgatcagatttcAGATTTATTTGCTGAGCTTCTGAAATCTGATATTCAGTATTTAAACTCCGGTGAGCTTTACAAGATTAGTCTCGCATCCAAATGGTGTCCCACAATTGATTCTTCTTATGATAAATCCACCTTGATATGTGAAAATATTGCTCGAAAGGTTTATTCTCGCGAGGAATATCCAGAATACCAAGGAATTGAGGAGGCTCACTATGTTTATAGAGTCAGGGATAGGTTGAGAAAACAAGTACTTGTTCCATTACGTAAGGCCCTGGAGTTGCCAGAGGTTTTCATGTGTTCGAACCAGTGGGGATCACCTCCCTACAACCGTGTGGCTTCAGTGGCCATGAAATCATACAAGAGCCTCTTCTCAAAGCATGATACAGAGCGGTTTGGTGAGTATCTTGAGAAAGTGCAAACTGGGAAGGCTAAGATTGCAGCTGGTGCATTACTTCCCCATGAGATTATAGCTTCATTGAATGAGGAGGATGGCGAGAAAGTTGCAGAGCTTCAGTGGGCGAGAATGGTGGTAGATTTATCAAAGAAAGGGAGGCTCACAACTTGCATTGCAGTATGTGACGTATCAGGAAGTATGAGTGGAACTCCAATGGAGGTGTGTGTGGCTCTGGGGCTGTTAGTTTCAGAGCTCAGTGAAGATCCATGGAAAGGCAATGTAATTACTTTCAGTGCAAGTCCTGAGCTTCACAAGATCCCAAGAGACAGCCTTGTATCCAAGACTGAATTTGTGAGGGTGATGGAATGGGGTGCGAACACTGATTTTCAGAAAGTTTTTGACAGAATCTTACAAGTAGCAGTGGAGGGAAATCTGAGTGAAGATCAAGTGATAAAGAGGGTTTTCGTTTTCACTGATATGGAGTTTGATGAAGCTTGTGGGAGGTATAACTATTGTGAATATGACTATGATATGGAGGAAATTGATGAGAGTCAGAAGGCATCTCAGAAGTGGGAGACAGATTATGAAGTGATACAGCGGAAATTCCAGGACAAAGGATATGGAAAAGTTCGGGAGATGGTGTTTTGGAACCTTAGAAACTCATCAGCGACTCCAGTGATGGCCACAGAGAACGGGGTGGCCTTAGTAAGCGGGTTTTCGAAGAATCTGTTGACCTTGTTTTTGGAAGGAGGTGGAATTCTGACCCCTCAGGATGTGATGGAATTAGCCATCTCTGGTGAATATTACAAGAAACTTGTTCTATTTGATTAA
- the LOC117914520 gene encoding proline-rich extensin-like protein EPR1 encodes MSSTYLLVLLLGVVVLTTSSLADYPKRPPVEKPPTEHKPPTPIGKPPGVVKPPPKHRPPPGHGPPTSVGKPPEEEEPLSGHKPPTPVGKPPKGHKPGHPPVENAEEDSHKMPPKMMPPKIKPPPTKKPPHKPPSPGYPN; translated from the coding sequence ATGTCTTCCACATACTTGTTAGTGTTGTTGCTTGGAGTGGTGGTTCTCACCACTTCTTCACTCGCTGATTACCCCAAGCGCCCCCCAGTTGAGAAGCCACCGACTGAGCACAAACCACCAACACCAATTGGTAAACCTCCCGGCGTAGTGAAACCACCCCCAAAACACAGGCCACCCCCAGGACACGGGCCACCAACGTCAGTTGGCAAACCTCCCGAAGAAGAGGAGCCACTCTCAGGACACAAGCCACCAACCCCAGTTGGCAAACCACCTAAGGGTCATAAGCCTGGCCATCCTCCTGTAGAGAATGCTGAAGAAGACTCACACAAGATGCCTCCAAAGATGATGCCTCCAAAGATAAAGCCTCCTCCAACGAAGAAGCCACCACACAAACCTCCATCTCCAGGCTACCCCAACTGA